TTGATGAAAAAGGGATGACTGATGCAGAAACCTATAAAAGGGCTAATATCGATCGAAAGCTTTTTTCAAAAATCAGAAATGACAAGTCCTATCATCCGGGAAAGCAGACTGCTATTGCCTTTGCCATTGCCCTTCATTTAAATCTTGACGAAACCAGAGATCTTCTGGCTCGAGCTGGGTTTGCCCTTTCACACAGTAACCGGGCAGATATTATTATTGAATATTTTATCGAAGAGAGAAATTATAATATTTTTGAGATTAACGAAGCGCTGTTTGCTTTTGAACAGAAGCTTCTGGGCCTTTAATTGTCGCCTGTCAGGCGACCAGTTAAACCACGTTTGATGCTATCCTTTAATCAGAAAAATGATTGGAGGATATTACAATGAAAAAGAATTTAACGGAACTGATATTTATTCTGGATCGCAGCGGCTCAATGAGTGGACTTGAGTCGGATACGATTGGCGGTTACAATAGTCTGTTGGAGAAGCAGAAAAAAGAAGCAGGCGAAGCAATTATCACAACGGTTTTGTTTGATGACCAGTATGAACTGCTGCATGATCGGATTGCTTTAAACGGGATTGAAAAAATATCGGAAACAGAATACTTCGTTAGAGGAACGACAGCCCTGCTGGATGCTATTGGTAAAACGATCAGTAAGATTGATAACGTCCAAAAGCATACAAAAGAAGAAGAACAGGCCAGTCAGGTAATGTTTGTAATTACCACTGATGGGCTTGAAAATGCCAGTCGTGAATATTCAGCTGACCAGGTTAGAAAGCTGATCGAAAAAAAGAAAAAAGAAGGCTGGGAATTTATTTTCCTGGGAGCCAATATCGACGCGGTTGAAACAGCCAGGAGTTTTGGAATTGCTGAGGACCGGGCTGTCAATTATCATGGTGATTCAGCCGGGACACGTTTGAATTATTCTGTTCTCAGTGAAACAGTAAGTAGTCTTCGTGCTGGCAGTTCGATTTCAAGGGAGTGGAAGCAGAAGATTGAAGAGGATTATAAGGACCGTCAAAACTAAAAGGAAGATTCTTCTTTTCATGGCGCAAAATAATACCTTGAAATCATTCTTAATAAAGGCGTATAATATTAATAAACAAGTATCATAAAAAGGGAAGGACGAAATTTATGCTCTGGAAAGAAAAGTACGAATTAGGTGTTCCGCTGATTGATAATCAGCATAAGGAACTGTTTAATCGAGTGGAAAAATTTACTATGACGGTTCGCTCGGAAGAGTCATGGGATCAGAAGCTGGCTCAAATTAATGACACTCTGGAATTTATGAAGGAATACGTGGTTGAGCATTTCCGTGACGAAGAAGGCTACCAGAAAAAAATCGGCTACCCGGGATATGAAGCTCATCAGAAAATACACACCGATATGGTTGAGTATGTGGTATCAGTATCTGAAGCCTATGAAAAAAGCGATTTTGACGAGGCCCTGATGCAGCAGTTTGCCGGTAAGCTTTTGACCTGGCTGATCAATCATGTTGCTGCGGAAGATCAGCGAATAGCTGATTTTGCCAAAGAAAAGGGGGAAGTGTAATGACAGAGATGCCTTTTCTGAATGCGACCAAAAATGTTTTTGAACTGATGCTGGATCTTTTAGATATTACGGATCATCCGGGGGAAGATTTTTTCAGTGAACATGAGCTCGATATTGCTGTTGGAGTGATTGGAGATCTGGAAGGGGTAGTAATTTATCGTTTCCCTCATCAGACTTCACTGGAAATTGTCAAGATCATGAGTAGCATGGAATTTGACAAAGTTGACGATTTCGTAATTTCTGCCATGTCAGAGCTGTCAAATATCATAAGCGGC
This genomic interval from Eubacteriaceae bacterium ES3 contains the following:
- a CDS encoding hemerythrin family protein, whose product is MLWKEKYELGVPLIDNQHKELFNRVEKFTMTVRSEESWDQKLAQINDTLEFMKEYVVEHFRDEEGYQKKIGYPGYEAHQKIHTDMVEYVVSVSEAYEKSDFDEALMQQFAGKLLTWLINHVAAEDQRIADFAKEKGEV
- a CDS encoding chemotaxis protein CheX, whose amino-acid sequence is MTEMPFLNATKNVFELMLDLLDITDHPGEDFFSEHELDIAVGVIGDLEGVVIYRFPHQTSLEIVKIMSSMEFDKVDDFVISAMSELSNIISGNVLTILSGENLTCDILPPKLGIPEKEQDYELETASCLATPAGNICIETRLNRSH